In the Clupea harengus chromosome 16, Ch_v2.0.2, whole genome shotgun sequence genome, one interval contains:
- the ccnd2b gene encoding G1/S-specific cyclin-D2b — protein sequence MELLCLEKDTVVRAQQDPNIFSDDRVLQSLLTIEDRFLPQCPYFKHFQQDIKPFMRRMVSTWMLEVCEEESREEEVFPLAINYLDRYLAVVQTKKGCLQLLGAVCLFLASKLKESRPLTAEKLCLYTDNSITSQELLDWELVVLGKLKWNMAAVTPHDFIEHILYKLPLPKDKLSLIRKHAQTFIALCATDFSFAMYPPSMIATGSVGAAVCGLQMDRAERALHGDNLSELLAKITNTEVDCLKSCQEQIEQLLRSSLRESQERQQRLQQEALNRAASKGVDPATQSQSSTPTDVRDINL from the exons ATGGAGCTCCTCTGCCTCGAGAAGGACACAGTCGTCAGAGCTCAGCAGGATCCAAATATTTTCTCCGATGACAGAGTATTGCAAAGTCTGCTAACTATTGAAGACAGGTTTCTGCCCCAGTGTCCATACTTTAAACACTTTCAGCAGGATATTAAGCCGTTTATGAGGCGGATGGTTTCCACTTGGATGTTGGAG GTTTGTGAAGAAGAGAGCCGCGAGGAAGAAGTCTTCCCTTTGGCAATTAACTATTTGGATAGATATTTAGCAGTGGTCCAGACGAAAAAGGGCTGTTTGCAGCTTCTTGGAGCTGTATGCCTGTTTCTTGCATCGAAATTAAAAGAGTCTCGACCATTAACTGCAGAAAAACTCTGCCTCTACACAGACAATTCAATCACATCACAAGAGCTCCTG GACTGGGAGTTGGTAGTGCTGGGGAAGTTGAAGTGGAACATGGCAGCTGTCACCCCACACGACTTCATCGAGCACATCTTATACAAGCTGCCCCTCCCCAAGGACAAGCTGTCGCTCATCCGGAAGCACGCACAAACCTTCATCGCTCTCTGCGCGACAG ATTTCAGCTTCGCCATGTACCCGCCCTCCATGATTGCCACTGGCAGCGTGGGTGCTGCTGTCTGCGGCCTCCAGATGGACCGTGCCGAGCGGGCGCTGCACGGCGACAACCTGTCCGAGCTGCTGGCCAAGATCACTAACACGGAGGTG gACTGTCTGAAGTCATGTCAGGAACAGATAGAGCAGCTGTTGCGCAGCAGCCTGCGGGAGAGCCAGGAGAGGCAGCAGCGTCTGCAGCAGGAGGCCCTCAACCGGGCAGCCAGCAAAGGCGTGGACCCAGCGACCCAGAGTCAGTCCAGCACGCCCACAGACGTCCGCGACATCAACCTCTga